The Osmia bicornis bicornis chromosome 9, iOsmBic2.1, whole genome shotgun sequence genome has a segment encoding these proteins:
- the LOC114877437 gene encoding MAP kinase-activating death domain protein isoform X4, with translation MDIQKKHLCPRLVDYLAIVGARLPSVSRQPVQVPELLRRYPVEDHKDFPLPLDMVYFCQPEGCTSVGPKRTALREATSFTFTLTDKDSGRTRYGICVNFYRPVERVASAVGSGMSVKRDKYNTTFRRESWRKSMEKSTDSAFSSDYRSSAVGPSDSEKDCSSSRRDSDTSHAVSAPRLGITAPSGDSESGGSHSPSPRASRRRQRVRNHSLTSLCIISHHPFFSMFRECLFVLKKIIDACNESSSPQKVGASRQTNRETVWSVLTGQTLEGTPSIVLHDVREIETWILRLLSSPVPVPTKTRVEVEIVSQSMQPPLCFALPDHTRFSLVDFPLHLPLELLGVDICLKVLTLILLEHKIVLQSRDYNALSMSVMAFVTMIYPLEYMFPAIPLLPTCMSCAEQLLLAPTPFVIGIPATFLLYKTNFKMPDDIWLVDLDSNKINPPTGAGDQLPPLPEPEGTVLKNHLRQAMASMTTPQPLPQDTSPRTSLQAPSRRDSLTSHLSSLSVSSMKHRPSIDHHTHLHSTSSTVTSAASGPRRQSVSQSSGSSSPQKPMSSQHMPPFNPFIYGNDVDSVDVATRVAMVRFFNSQNLLANFTEHTRTLRLYPRPVVAFQINSFLRSRPRTSHFLNKFARTQAVEFLAEWSLTPNNVAFLRVQTGVFDPTQIGDKPKWYASSLEPIYFPVWDTGSSLANALKAMKEHENQPTDESGSDSEGAESTSSSYSSLSDFVSEMVSSDLSPSYNCTALVAQPQMALSVDPKNVYNPPSSLQYPGMEEESTTRPESPPSTSSSHSDLSSPSMNRDSEFELNPQAQEGSQSTNDKEEGGSFESDSASTITPRTILSAQSSIGQFGVGTGLLATPATISDTERPTTSHRTSRVSRYVVPIQPSGAVLQRHPSVGNVLARASSFNTGTGPLLPRQMNSNNENGSPTVPRQLSLSAGTQKQVAEGVPKQGTSNVTGNGVLRQGSQGSLFEQIATQAKDLVRETTRQSSQDGLLAQMDKLKHQAKEKITEAGEDSLFAPLEQFTQQTKKAVGEATKSVQEASKTALEASKTAAGVSKNTFDDLTYVGKSTFGDFTKSAKEVATKKGLLKGLGDTQQSPPPSPGLVQRRDSISTQLVASDNRGGRREIGRDFFSNISSDLNGIAAQTSSMFSDLFGSKNNSNRNAGLHSQSQKSDKKTPMLGPFPKSKTGLVERSSLIKHSTNKNTQEELQRMQNAERSNVNSDNQAFLTDVVNQILTGEGVGWLKLNRLKKLMEDESYRDFVVTKLNKGLNKKISPDDHIDDVCVSKPVYKGMLKCLQAVAHGLGHTYNNFGLGGMASVFQLMEIAHTHYWSKDLSEGTFDSSLMSQSSSPFGSRENLKSPQSPSQPELAEASQKSDPPQVHLEMPHGHTSPANEGNQSTTDMFLDMFTKKGKFLSRLTSFDSESGRGGGTGSSEALSTDGGSIITNPAFRQAHQASFRSTVSDSEVEQGNFPRQPKQRTGSVWSSKSSLSTGFRYHGGSLVPTTTAPSPEAARTYLFEGLLGKERSSLWDQMQFWEDAFLDAVSQERDMIGMDQGPGEMMERYKSLSESEKKRLEHDEDRLLCTLLHNLTAILVMLNVEKNELKRKVRRLLGKSHIGLIYSQELNQLLDQIHNLYGNDIDLKPLTSRQMHRQSFTVHAGVDAEGDLRFLEVRHDGLVLRSVNGVIVERWWYERLVNMTYSPKNKVLCLWRRNGGQTQLHKYYTKKCKDLYYCIKDAMEKAAARGRGANVGIELGGEFPVQDMRTGEGGLLQVCMEGVGLLFANSKDFEFFVRLDHIRKCFTQKDGIFVLEEFNPKTRQVIQRKYKSQMADQICYSVLCVFSYLAAGLEQRKQQQIQQPQQQQHQQQQSQSHHHQFQQQQQQQQQQQQQQQQQLQRQQAQQKHHQQQRAQLLQQPQQQQQQQQQQQQQQQQLHQRQQHQSQAQQHSGSNMTQSAQGHKSTHFDSFPKHH, from the exons ATGGATATACAGAAGAAACACCTGTGCCCCCGCTTGGTGGATTATCTCGCCATCGTGGGGGCTAGATTGCCCTCAGTCTCTCGTCAGCCTGTGCAG GTTCCAGAATTATTGAGAAGATATCCAGTGGAAGATCACAAAGATTTTCCATTACCTTTGGACATGGTTTATTTCTGCCAGCCCGAGGGTTGCACCAGCGTCGGCCCTAAACGCACAGCCTTACGAGAGGCCACCTCATTCACCTTCACTCTCACCGACAAAGATTCCG GTAGGACACGTTACGGAATCTGCGTAAATTTCTATCGACCAGTAGAGAGGGTAGCTTCGGCGGTCGGAAGTGGAATGTCCGTGAAAAGGGACAAGTACAATACTACGTTTCGAAGGGAGAGCTGGAGGAAGAGTATGGAGAAGAGTACAGACTCTGCATTTTCTAG CGACTATAGGAGCAGTGCAGTAGGACCTAGTGATTCTGAGAAAGATTGTTCGAGCAGCAGAAGGGATTCTGACACGTCTCATGCTGTTAGCGCGCCAAGATTGGGTATCACTGCACCGAGCGGGGACAGCGAAAGCGGTGGTAGCCATTCACCATCACCGCGTGCTTCACGAAGACGTCAG AGAGTACGAAATCATTCTCTAACGTCACTATGCATCATTTCCCATCACCCTTTCTTTTCGATGTTTCGGGAATGCCTTTTCGTTTTGAAGAAGATCATCGACGCGTGCAACGAAAGTTCTTCACCGCAAAAAGTGGGTGCTTCCAGGCAAACCAACAG GGAAACAGTATGGAGCGTTCTAACCGGACAAACCCTTGAAGGAACACCGTCGATAGTTCTCCACGATGTGAGAGAAATAGAAACCTGGATATTACGATTGTTGAGCAGCCCGGTACCAGTTCCAACGAAGACACGAGTCGAGGTCGAAATCGTGTCTCAAAGTATGCAGCCACCACTCTGTTTTGCACTCCCAGATCACACTAGATTTTCTCTCGTTGATTTCCCTCTCCATCTACCCCTGGAACTTCTTGGCGTTGACATATGCTTGAAGGTCCTCACGTTGATTCTCTTGGAGCACAAG ATCGTGTTGCAATCCCGCGACTACAATGCCCTGTCGATGTCCGTAATGGCGTTCGTTACAATGATCTATCCTCTGGAGTATATGTTCCCCGCGATACCGTTGTTACCCACGTGCATGAGCTGCGCGGAACAATTGTTGCTTGCACCTACACCATTTGTTATCGGAATACCCGCTACTTTTTTATTGTACAAAACGAACTTCAAAATGCCCGATGACATATGGCTAGTGGATCTAGACAGCAATAAGATAAATCCACCTACCGGTGCGGGTGATCAATTGCCTCCGTTGCCCGAGCCAGAAGGCACCGTACTAAAGAATCACTTGAGACAG GCAATGGCTAGTATGACGACACCGCAACCTTTGCCCCAAGACACTTCACCTCGAACGTCGTTGCAAGCACCTAGCAGAAGGGATAGCCTAACTTCTCATTTGTCCAGTTTGAG TGTTTCGTCGATGAAACACAGACCAAGCATCGATCACCATACCCACCTTCATTCAACGAGTTCCACGGTGACAAGCGCAGCCTCTGGACCACGTCGACAGTCTGTATCTCAGTCATCGGGATCTTCGTCGCCTCAGAAACCCATGTCCTCGCAACACATGCCTCCTTTCAATCCTTTCATCTACGGCAACGACGTAGACTCGGTCGACGTTGCCACCAGGGTGGCTATGGTGCGTTTCTTCAACTCCCAGAACTTGCTTGCTAACTTCACCGAGCACACAAGGACTCTGAGGCTGTACCCAAGGCCGGTGGTGGCCTTTCAGATCAATTCTTTCCTTCGGTCGAGGCCGCGCACCAGTcatttcttgaataaattcGCTAGAACACAGGCGGTGGAATTTCTGGCCGAGTGGTCCTTAACTCCAAACAACGTGGCATTCCTCAGGGTACAGACCGGTGTGTTCGACCCAACGCAAATCGGTGATAAGCCAAAGTGGTACGCTTCGAGCCTCGAACCCATTTATTTTCCTGTATGGGACACTGGTAGCTCGTTGGCGAACGCTCTAAAGGCAATGAAGGAACATGAAAATCAACCTACCGATGAAAGTGGATCAGACTCCGAGGGTGCTGAGAGTACCAGCTCCTCTTATTCTTCCTTGAGCGATTTTGTCTCTGAGATGGTGTCGTCTGATCTGTCGCCCA GTTACAATTGTACCGCACTAGTGGCACAGCCACAAATGGCTCTGTCGGTAGATCCAAAGAATGTCTACAATCCACCAAGTTCTTTGCAATATCCTGGAATGGAGGAGGAGTCAACAACCAGACCGGAAAGTCCACCGAGCACTTCCTCCAGTCATAGCGATCTGAGCAGTCCTAGCATGAACAGAGATTCAGAATTTGAATTAAATCCTCAGGCTCAAGAAGGTTCGCAGTCGACTAAT GATAAAGAGGAAGGTGGTAGCTTTGAGTCAGACTCTGCATCAACAATAACACCACGCACAATCCTGAGCGCACAAAGTTCTATAGGACAATTTGGAGTTGGCACGGGATTATTAGCCACTCCAGCAACGATCAGCGACACTGAACGTCCTACCACTTCCCACAGGACCTCACGTGTCAGTAGATATGTCGTTCCT aTCCAACCAAGCGGAGCAGTTCTTCAGCGTCATCCAAGTGTTGGAAACGTTCTGGCAAGAGCATCAAGCTTTAATACGGGCACAGGACCACTTTTGCCACGTCAAATGAATAGTAACAATGAAAATGGTTCACCTACTGTTCCTCGACAACTTTCATTGAGCGCTGGTACTCAGAAACAGGTTGCAGAAGGTGTTCCGAAACAAGGCACATCCAACGTTACTGGCAATGGCGTTCTACGACAAGGATCGCAAGGATCTTTGTTCGAACAAATTGCAACGCAGGCTAAGGATCTTGTACGGGAAACAACCAGACAGAGCAGTCAGGATGGTCTTCTTGCCCAAATGGATAAG cTGAAACATCAGGCAAAGGAAAAGATTACAGAAGCTGGGGAGGATAGTCTGTTCGCTCCGCTGGAACAG TTTACGCAACAGACAAAGAAGGCTGTAGGAGAGGCGACAAAATCTGTACAGGAAGCATCAAAGACTGCTTTGGAGGCAAGTAAAACTGCGGCTGGAGTTAGTAAAAATACTTTTGACGATTTGACGTACGTTGGTAAGAGCACTTTTGGAGATTTTACGAAAAGTGCTAAAGAAGTTGCTACGAAGAAGGGTTTACTCAAG GGTCTCGGTGATACGCAACAATCACCTCCACCATCTCCTGGACTGGTACAAAGAAGAGATTCGATTAGCACCCAATTGGTCGCCTCGGATAATCGCGGTGGGCGTAGAGAAATCGGACGTGATTTTTTCAGCAATATTAGTAGTGATTTAAATGGCATCGCTGCGCAAACTAGCAGCATGTTTAGTGATCTATTTG gaagtaaaaataattctaatagAAATGCCGGTCTCCACTCTCAGTCGCAGAAATCAGACAAGAAAACACCGATGCTTGGACCATTCCctaaaa GTAAAACAGGATTAGTGGAACGTTCATCGTTGATTAAACATTCGACGAATAAAAACACTCAGGAAGAGCTTCAGAGGATGCAGAATGCTGAAAGATCCAATGTAAATAGTGACAATCAAGCATTCTTGACCGAT GTAGTGAATCAAATTTTGACAGGCGAAGGTGTCGGTTGGTTGAAGTTGAATAGGTTGAAGAAACTTATGGAAGATGAAAGCTACAGAGATTTTGTTGTCACGAAGCTTAACAAAGGTCTAAACAAGAAAATCAGCCCTGATGATCATATCGACGATGTG TGTGTTTCAAAACCAGTGTACAAAGGAATGCTAAAGTGCCTTCAAGCAGTGGCTCACGGTCTTGGACACACTTACAATAACTTTGGACTTGGTGGAATGGCATCAGTTTTCCAATTAATGGAGATTGCACACACTCATTACTGGAGCAAGGATCTTTCTGAGGGAACTTTTGATAGTTCTTTAATGTCTCAA TCATCTAGTCCATTTGGCAGTAGAGAAAATTTAAAGTCACCGCAATCACCATCTCAACCTGAACTCGCTGAAGCATCTCAAAAATCAG ACCCGCCACAAGTTCATTTGGAAATGCCACACGGTCACACATCACCAGCGAACGAGGGGAATCAATCGACAACAGACATGTTCCTTGATATGTTCACTAAAAAAGGAAAGTTCCTCAGCAGGCTAACGTCGTTTGATTCTGAG AGTGGGCGGGGAGGTGGAACAGGAAGCAGCGAAGCTTTATCCACAGACGGAGGTAGCATTATCACTAATCCTGCTTTTCGGCAAGCCCACCAAGCTTCTTTCCGAAGCACTGTCTCTGATAGCGAGGTCGAACAAGGAAAT TTTCCACGTCAACCAAAGCAACGTACGGGAAGCGTATGGTCAAGCAAATCTTCTTTGAGTACTGGTTTCCGGTATCACGGGGGAAGTTTGGTACCCACCACCACTGCACCCAGTCCAGAAGCAGCAAGAACCTATTTATTCGAgg GTTTGTTAGGGAAAGAACGATCTTCGCTTTGGGACCAGATGCAATTTTGGGAAGATGCATTTTTGGATGCAGTTTCTCAAGAAAGAGATATGATTGGCATGGATCAAGGTCCTGGAGAGATGATGGAAAG GTATAAGAGTTTGAGCGAAAGTGAAAAGAAACGTTTGGAACATGACGAAGATAGATTACTGTGCACTTTGTTGCACAATTTAACGGCAATCTTGGTGATGTTGAACGTTGAAAAGAACGAGCTGAAGCGTAAAGTGAGAAGGCTACTTGGGAAAAGCCATATTGGTTTGATCTATAGTCAAGAGCTCAATCAACTTCTTGACCAAATACATAATCTT TACGGGAATGATATAGATTTGAAGCCTCTTACGTCTCGACAAATGCATCGGCAGTCGTTCACGGTGCACGCTGGTGTTGATGCTGAAGGTGATCTACGTTTTCTCGAGGTTCGCCACGACGGACTCGTGTTGAGATCCGTGAACGGCGTAATCGTTGAACGATGGTGGTACGAACGTTTGGTGAACATGACTTACAGTCCAAAGAACAAAGTTTTGTGCCTTTGGCGACGGAACGGCGGGCAAACGCAGCTGCATAAGTATTACACTAAAAAG TGCAAGGACCTATATTACTGTATAAAAGATGCAATGGAGAAGGCTGCTGCCCGTGGTCGTGGTGCAAACGTAGGAATTGAACTTGGCGGTGAATTTCCGGTTCAAGATATGCGCACCGGTGAGGGTGGACTTCTGCAGGTTTGCATGGAGGGCGTGGGTCTCCTCTTCGCGAATAGCAAG GATTTCGAG TTTTTTGTAAGACTCGATCATATCCGCAAGTGCTTTACTCAGAAGGATGGGATCTTTGTATTGGAAGAATTCA atCCTAAAACTAGACAAGTAATTCAACGTAAATATAAGTCTCAAATG GCAGATCAAATCTGCTATTCCGTACTCTGTGTGTTCTCTTACTTGGCCGCTGGTTTGGAGCAACGAAAGCAACAACAAATCCAGCAAccacagcagcagcaacatcAACAGCAACAATCTCAATCGCATCATCATCAGTttcaacaacaacaacaacaacaacaacagcaacaacaacaacaacaacaacagctaCAACGTCAACAGGCACAACAGAAACATCACCAGCAACAACGTGCACAATTACTGCAGCAAccgcagcagcagcagcagcagcagcagcagcaacaacagcaacagcaacagctgCATCAACGTCAACAACATCAATCTCAAGCTCAACAACATTCAGGTAGCAATATGACCCAAAGTGCGCAGGGTCATAAAAGCACTCATTTCGACTCCTTTCCTAAACATCACTGA